A region of bacterium DNA encodes the following proteins:
- a CDS encoding FG-GAP-like repeat-containing protein: MRFFFKIFLLLLIVSACSTSNNKNNSIPLMQITGPLARSVDALSGTLSVYSVEQSGSGSLLKKADLYFFNGTNGLTVASPVVHLKGGKAYRFVLIINYNDVPIAYVDITQVIAASGDDKITFTQEQLNLSGIRTDISADQIASEEANNILPNLDLDGDGYSNYTEILAGTNPDAADSIPLGPTISNYALSLTENGNKLTIDADLFDGNGIKNVDLHFYLDGVNADYLKSAMQSSLSGDVGESSRHYTAILNPQYAPGELTVLIQVTNALDLTTQKEAVILITSNGQNVPPLISWNLLNGQTVDGTVLIAISARDENGLTQLTLDSPVINGVVDLENGTYQAEWRTEDYPDGSYTLQATASDSTLTTTSTIQVLISNGTDKAGPAITLSVRSKVGDAVLNEINFNNGEKVYDKVELSALAVDSKSGVLNLDYAGVSTLNMYPNQGTLYAAMLGVPVLLGQDTYKNDFDTTLLNDGDKVTFNFTATDAANNPSNKSFTMEVQNTPSINALQIDGQSVGVYNNTNQANQTGITLTLTNDRVLNFTWNVSDVLSDEEKLVKGTNCQSTDVVFSNTNSTVTSVNVAATSLLTADYIFCSVNKATHLDASLASFNRSSQIIHINFDNDGDGYDSENDPFDNDPSEHLDVDGDGRGDNSHDNCPTASNSNQADYDSDGLGDACDNDADDDGYIGSNFGGNDCNDLNEDVYPNAQERFNLIDDDCDGDFRNIMITDADTEFLGDGTSTDNFGTKIVTGDINGDGYDDLIVSAHIFHSIGKVYLFYGRADISTFDTATYDAIFTGEAAEDEAGYSLATGDVNRDGYDDIAIGALYNDTGGDQSGKVYLIYGSSTKFSGTRSVGNYVRFVGEPGGGKAGSALTMGNINGDGYQDIIVAAYANGSDATGKVYIIYGSGVKLSSLTDRYLSNYTSFTGETSYDLAGSSIAAGDMNGDGYDDLFISAPYHDGKVFLVYGSPTKFTGDHALAVYPVFLGETESREGVGHGIHTGDLNNDGYSDVLINAPYNDDGGLGAGRAYIVYGSSSRLSGSRYLSIYPSFIGNSTAEIGASEIADVNMDGYDDVFIAYADETYNGIVRGGRVHLMLGSGTRFQGSIYLNPSDYYFNGATRDGSMGNDIIVGDIDGNGENDILISAIPSISSGTVNLFLNGY; the protein is encoded by the coding sequence ATGAGGTTCTTTTTTAAAATATTTTTACTGCTTTTAATTGTTTCGGCTTGCTCCACTTCCAACAATAAAAACAATTCTATCCCTCTCATGCAAATAACAGGGCCCTTAGCGCGCAGTGTGGATGCTTTATCGGGAACCTTGTCTGTTTATTCGGTTGAACAAAGCGGTAGCGGCAGTCTTTTAAAAAAAGCCGATCTCTATTTTTTTAACGGCACTAATGGTCTTACGGTTGCCTCTCCAGTGGTACATTTAAAAGGTGGTAAAGCCTATCGCTTTGTCCTCATTATTAATTACAATGATGTGCCCATTGCTTATGTAGACATTACCCAGGTAATTGCGGCTAGTGGTGATGATAAAATTACATTTACACAAGAGCAGCTTAACTTAAGCGGTATTCGCACCGATATTTCTGCGGATCAAATTGCCAGCGAAGAAGCAAATAATATTTTACCAAATTTGGATTTGGACGGTGACGGCTACAGTAATTATACAGAAATTTTGGCCGGTACTAATCCGGATGCTGCTGATAGTATTCCATTAGGGCCCACTATATCTAATTACGCGCTTTCTTTAACTGAAAATGGAAATAAATTAACGATTGATGCCGATTTATTCGATGGCAACGGTATTAAAAATGTGGATCTTCATTTTTATTTAGATGGTGTAAACGCCGACTATTTAAAAAGTGCCATGCAAAGTTCTTTAAGCGGGGATGTTGGTGAGAGTAGTCGCCATTATACGGCCATTTTAAATCCTCAGTATGCTCCCGGAGAGCTTACCGTTCTTATACAAGTAACAAATGCGCTGGATTTAACCACGCAGAAAGAAGCGGTTATCTTAATTACGAGCAATGGTCAAAATGTGCCGCCCCTTATTAGTTGGAATTTATTAAATGGCCAAACAGTCGATGGTACCGTTTTAATTGCTATATCGGCTCGTGATGAAAATGGGTTAACCCAGTTAACTTTGGATAGCCCTGTTATTAATGGAGTGGTTGATTTGGAAAATGGTACGTATCAAGCTGAATGGAGAACAGAGGATTATCCTGACGGTAGTTATACATTACAGGCAACAGCTTCCGATTCTACTTTAACTACTACAAGTACAATTCAGGTTTTAATTTCAAATGGTACAGATAAGGCAGGGCCTGCTATTACTTTAAGTGTACGTAGTAAAGTGGGAGATGCTGTATTAAATGAAATCAATTTTAATAATGGCGAAAAAGTCTACGATAAAGTGGAGCTTAGTGCTTTGGCCGTAGATTCTAAAAGTGGAGTTCTTAATTTGGATTATGCAGGGGTTAGCACGCTAAACATGTATCCTAATCAGGGGACTTTGTATGCTGCTATGTTGGGAGTGCCAGTATTATTAGGGCAAGACACCTACAAAAATGATTTTGATACTACGTTACTAAATGATGGTGATAAAGTGACCTTTAATTTTACTGCAACAGATGCAGCTAACAATCCCAGTAACAAGTCCTTTACGATGGAAGTTCAAAATACTCCGTCTATAAATGCGCTTCAAATTGATGGTCAGTCTGTTGGAGTGTACAACAATACTAACCAAGCTAATCAAACAGGTATTACTTTAACATTAACCAATGATCGCGTACTTAATTTTACGTGGAATGTGAGTGATGTTTTATCGGATGAAGAAAAATTAGTTAAAGGTACTAATTGTCAGAGTACAGATGTTGTTTTTAGTAATACGAATTCCACAGTAACATCTGTCAACGTAGCCGCCACTTCTCTTTTAACCGCTGATTACATTTTTTGTTCTGTTAATAAAGCTACTCATTTAGATGCTAGTTTGGCCAGTTTTAACCGAAGCAGTCAAATAATTCATATTAATTTTGATAATGATGGCGATGGATATGATAGTGAAAATGATCCTTTTGATAATGATCCAAGTGAACATTTAGATGTGGATGGAGATGGAAGGGGAGATAACAGTCACGATAATTGCCCAACTGCTAGTAATTCAAATCAGGCTGATTATGATTCTGATGGATTGGGTGATGCGTGTGATAATGATGCGGATGATGATGGTTATATTGGAAGTAATTTTGGAGGAAATGATTGTAATGATTTAAACGAGGATGTGTATCCTAATGCGCAAGAACGTTTTAATTTGATTGATGATGATTGTGATGGGGATTTTAGAAATATTATGATTACCGATGCGGATACAGAGTTTTTAGGTGATGGTACAAGTACTGATAATTTTGGAACAAAAATTGTGACAGGAGATATTAATGGAGATGGGTATGATGACTTAATTGTTTCTGCTCATATTTTTCATAGTATAGGTAAAGTATATCTTTTTTATGGTCGAGCAGATATATCAACCTTTGATACAGCTACTTATGATGCTATTTTTACGGGTGAAGCTGCTGAAGATGAAGCTGGGTATTCCTTAGCAACGGGTGATGTAAATAGAGATGGGTATGATGATATTGCTATAGGCGCTTTGTATAATGATACAGGTGGAGATCAATCAGGAAAAGTGTATTTGATATATGGTTCTTCAACTAAATTTTCTGGAACGCGTTCAGTAGGCAATTATGTGCGTTTTGTAGGTGAACCAGGGGGTGGTAAGGCGGGCTCTGCTTTAACTATGGGAAATATTAATGGTGATGGCTATCAGGATATTATTGTCGCTGCTTATGCGAATGGTTCTGATGCAACGGGAAAAGTTTATATAATATACGGTTCTGGCGTTAAATTGTCCTCTCTTACGGATAGGTACTTATCTAATTACACTTCATTTACTGGTGAAACTTCATATGATCTTGCAGGAAGTAGTATTGCTGCTGGCGATATGAATGGTGATGGATATGATGATTTATTCATTTCAGCTCCTTATCATGATGGTAAAGTATTTTTAGTTTATGGGTCGCCAACTAAGTTTACAGGTGATCATGCATTGGCAGTATATCCTGTGTTTTTAGGTGAAACTGAATCTAGAGAGGGTGTCGGACATGGTATTCATACAGGTGATTTGAACAATGATGGTTATAGTGATGTATTGATTAATGCACCGTATAATGATGATGGCGGTTTAGGGGCTGGAAGAGCTTATATTGTATATGGATCGAGTTCGCGATTAAGTGGCTCAAGATATTTATCTATATACCCTTCCTTTATTGGTAATAGTACTGCTGAAATTGGGGCGTCAGAAATAGCTGATGTAAATATGGATGGCTATGATGACGTTTTTATAGCTTACGCGGATGAAACTTATAACGGTATCGTGAGGGGAGGTAGGGTTCATTTGATGCTTGGTAGTGGTACTAGGTTTCAAGGTTCTATTTATTTAAATCCGTCAGATTATTATTTTAATGGAGCAACGCGAGACGGTTCTATGGGTAATGATATTATCGTAGGTGATATTGATGGTAATGGAGAAAATGATATTTTAATCAGTGCAATTCCTAGTATTAGCTCCGGAACAGTTAACTTATTTTTGAATGGTTATTAG
- a CDS encoding AAA family ATPase, with amino-acid sequence MFERTLVNPLLKALTQWNKMVLLSGPRQVGKTTLAEELKKKCGQGIYFNWDDINHQKKMLAQPYFFSSENREPQKDFLVIFDEIHKYSRWKNYLKGAFDTYHHDYRFLVTGSGKINVHKKVGDSLLGRYLTYELFPLTVGELLNQLPASSSVATWLENPDSIHPQALVNYEALWNFGGFPDPLTKGEMAYYLRWSDERKQIIVRDELRYLSQIREISQLEILGHLVPQKVGSTFSINSLREDVGVAFETIRAWMSLFHMVYYTFQVLPFTAKLASMIKKEPKIYLYDWAELNDEAKKFENMVALHLFKMVALWNMLGEKKWSLCYLRDKQKREVDFALVQNGKPFVLIEAKISDDNPDPSLLYYQQKLKIPIVVQLVHKPHIFKITRINELKQIIVSAAHFLSVLG; translated from the coding sequence ATGTTTGAACGTACGCTCGTTAATCCCTTATTAAAAGCACTCACTCAGTGGAATAAAATGGTGTTGTTATCGGGGCCGCGGCAAGTGGGTAAAACAACGCTGGCGGAGGAATTAAAAAAGAAATGTGGGCAGGGAATTTATTTTAACTGGGACGATATTAATCATCAAAAAAAAATGTTGGCCCAGCCTTATTTTTTTAGTTCAGAAAATAGGGAGCCTCAAAAAGATTTTTTGGTGATTTTCGATGAAATTCACAAATACTCCCGCTGGAAAAACTATTTAAAGGGCGCTTTTGATACTTACCATCACGACTATCGTTTTTTGGTAACCGGTAGTGGCAAAATAAACGTACATAAAAAAGTTGGCGATTCGTTGTTAGGGCGTTATTTAACATACGAACTGTTTCCATTAACGGTAGGAGAACTTTTAAACCAGTTGCCTGCTAGTTCAAGTGTTGCTACTTGGCTGGAAAACCCCGATTCTATTCATCCACAGGCGCTAGTGAATTATGAGGCCTTATGGAATTTTGGTGGATTTCCCGATCCGCTAACCAAGGGGGAGATGGCCTATTACTTACGTTGGAGCGATGAACGTAAGCAAATTATTGTGCGCGATGAATTGCGGTATTTGTCCCAAATTCGGGAAATTTCCCAGCTTGAAATATTAGGTCATTTGGTTCCTCAAAAAGTTGGAAGCACTTTTTCAATTAATTCGTTGCGTGAAGATGTTGGCGTAGCCTTTGAAACAATACGGGCCTGGATGAGCTTGTTTCATATGGTGTATTACACATTTCAGGTATTGCCTTTTACCGCAAAGCTTGCATCGATGATTAAAAAAGAACCCAAAATTTATTTGTACGATTGGGCCGAACTTAATGATGAGGCAAAAAAATTTGAAAATATGGTAGCCCTGCATTTGTTTAAAATGGTGGCCTTATGGAATATGTTGGGCGAAAAAAAATGGAGCTTGTGTTATTTGCGCGATAAACAAAAGCGTGAAGTGGATTTTGCTCTTGTGCAAAATGGAAAACCCTTTGTGCTTATCGAAGCAAAGATATCCGATGACAATCCCGATCCTTCATTGTTGTATTATCAGCAAAAACTAAAAATACCCATTGTGGTGCAGCTGGTACACAAACCCCATATTTTTAAAATAACACGTATTAATGAGTTAAAACAAATCATTGTATCGGCTGCCCATTTTTTAAGCGTGTTAGGGTAG
- a CDS encoding NADH-quinone oxidoreductase subunit N has translation MTPIDIDSYKAVLMAGLPVWILCGGGVLALLLDAIFNRKGSLVVYLTGIATMVATLAVCFNQWDQTAALPQTALKLDLLTRFFIVLVLVVGLLSLCQVYAYLKTHTSSTSTAKGPLGASMVTLILFSIAGQVFLFSADHLITSFIGLEIMSLAVYVLVGSKKDDPRSNEAAMKYFVLGSVASAFILYGIALLYGSFGFLTFSQLSGVGASTEFLPRIGLVFVLAGVLFKLGIAPFHFWVPDVYEGAPVPVTGFMSTAVKAASIAFFIRIITNLHFIPDVMVSKILFVCVILTIAVGNLGALMQENLKRMLAYSSIAHAGYMLLGLYSGFKDGQFDPQASTAVLFYLIGYSVMSLGAFGVLSVMVDHQKEACQFSDLNGLGYSRPVLAACFSLFMLSLLGIPPTVGFVGKYFVFSYAVAHGQIPLAIFGVIMSIVSAYYYLRPMVAMYFKGKSDRLVITSIPLPLMFAVVFCVVAILILGINPKDYIDIALMAVNPAQ, from the coding sequence ATGACACCTATTGATATTGATTCTTATAAAGCAGTGCTGATGGCTGGGCTACCCGTATGGATTTTGTGCGGGGGCGGAGTATTGGCTCTTTTATTAGATGCTATTTTTAATCGCAAAGGCAGCCTTGTGGTTTACTTAACCGGTATTGCCACCATGGTGGCAACGCTCGCCGTTTGTTTTAACCAATGGGATCAAACTGCTGCTTTACCGCAAACGGCTTTAAAGCTCGATCTCTTAACCCGTTTTTTTATTGTGTTGGTGCTGGTTGTAGGCCTTTTAAGCTTATGCCAAGTTTATGCCTATCTTAAAACACACACATCCTCCACCTCTACCGCTAAAGGTCCTTTAGGGGCCTCTATGGTAACACTCATTTTATTTTCTATTGCGGGGCAGGTATTTTTATTTTCGGCCGATCATCTTATTACCAGTTTCATCGGGCTCGAAATCATGTCGCTCGCGGTATACGTCTTGGTTGGAAGTAAAAAAGATGATCCGCGTTCTAACGAAGCCGCTATGAAATATTTTGTATTAGGCTCGGTGGCTTCGGCTTTTATACTTTATGGTATTGCTTTGTTATATGGCTCTTTTGGTTTTTTAACGTTTTCGCAATTATCGGGTGTGGGAGCTTCTACCGAATTTTTACCGCGCATTGGTTTGGTTTTTGTGTTGGCCGGCGTGTTGTTTAAATTAGGCATTGCTCCGTTTCATTTTTGGGTGCCCGATGTGTACGAGGGCGCGCCGGTGCCGGTAACGGGTTTTATGTCTACGGCTGTTAAGGCCGCGTCCATTGCGTTTTTTATCCGCATTATTACCAATTTGCATTTTATTCCCGATGTGATGGTTTCTAAAATTTTATTTGTGTGCGTGATTTTAACCATTGCCGTGGGCAATTTGGGTGCCCTCATGCAGGAAAATTTAAAACGCATGCTGGCGTATTCGTCCATTGCCCACGCGGGTTATATGTTGCTTGGTCTTTATTCGGGTTTTAAAGATGGTCAGTTTGATCCACAAGCCTCTACGGCTGTTCTTTTTTATCTCATTGGTTATTCGGTAATGAGCTTGGGGGCTTTTGGAGTGCTGTCGGTAATGGTGGATCATCAAAAAGAAGCCTGTCAGTTTTCGGATTTAAACGGATTGGGTTATTCGCGTCCCGTTTTAGCAGCCTGTTTTTCGCTTTTTATGCTCTCGCTTTTGGGTATTCCTCCCACGGTAGGGTTTGTAGGCAAATATTTTGTATTTAGTTATGCTGTAGCACACGGACAAATTCCTTTAGCCATTTTTGGTGTGATTATGAGCATTGTGTCGGCTTACTATTATTTGCGTCCTATGGTGGCTATGTACTTTAAAGGCAAATCCGATCGTTTGGTAATCACCTCCATTCCGCTGCCGCTTATGTTTGCGGTGGTGTTTTGTGTAGTGGCCATTCTTATTTTGGGTATTAATCCCAAAGACTACATCGATATTGCGCTTATGGCGGTTAATCCTGCTCAGTAA
- a CDS encoding NADH-quinone oxidoreductase subunit M, protein MEFINNHILSLVIFFPVAAALIIMLLPREEKTLIHRLGILLALIEFFISLHLYFHFVGTGTFEYTEMLSWIPTWKINYFVGIDGVSLLLILLSTFLTPLVLLSATHAVTTRVKEFVMAVLVLEAGMVGVFSALDFFLFYVFWEVMLVPMYLLIGVWGGKRKIYAALKFFIYTMAGSLLMLIAILYIYSKTGTFSLVDLYEQGFDPAVQFWLFAAFALAFAIKVPLFPLHTWLPDAHVEAPTAGSVILAGVLLKMGTYGFFRFAMPLFPQAFIVFQPYLIFLSVVGIVYGALVAMVQTDIKKLIAYSSVSHLGVVMLGLFALDRTAMMGGLFQMLAHGISTGALFFLVGIIYERTHSRAIAEHSGVMKIMPWYGVVFVLVTMSSIGLPLTNGFVGEFLTLVGSFQTARWPTIVAASGVILSAVYMLWMVERVFYGEAKTPVGIKIPDLSLREIVVLVPLIVFILWMGIMPKTFMKTLDAPIEQLFMQMAGDVTDAEVK, encoded by the coding sequence ATGGAATTTATTAATAACCATATTTTGTCTCTTGTTATTTTTTTCCCTGTAGCTGCGGCGCTTATTATTATGCTGCTGCCCCGCGAGGAAAAAACGCTTATTCATCGCTTGGGCATTTTGCTGGCCTTAATTGAATTTTTTATTTCGCTTCATTTGTATTTTCATTTTGTTGGTACCGGTACCTTTGAATATACCGAAATGCTCTCGTGGATTCCCACCTGGAAAATTAATTATTTTGTAGGCATTGATGGCGTTAGTTTATTACTTATTCTTCTTTCTACCTTTTTAACCCCTCTTGTATTGCTATCGGCCACGCATGCAGTAACCACGCGCGTTAAAGAATTTGTAATGGCTGTATTGGTGCTAGAAGCCGGTATGGTGGGTGTGTTTAGTGCACTCGATTTTTTCCTGTTTTATGTTTTTTGGGAAGTGATGTTGGTACCCATGTATCTTTTAATTGGTGTATGGGGCGGCAAACGTAAAATTTATGCAGCGCTCAAGTTTTTTATTTACACAATGGCTGGATCGCTGCTCATGCTTATTGCCATCCTTTATATATATTCAAAAACCGGCACATTCAGTTTGGTGGATTTGTACGAACAGGGTTTTGATCCCGCTGTTCAATTTTGGTTGTTTGCTGCTTTTGCTTTAGCTTTTGCCATAAAAGTTCCTTTATTTCCGCTCCATACCTGGTTGCCTGATGCACACGTAGAAGCGCCAACAGCCGGTTCGGTTATTTTGGCTGGCGTACTTTTAAAGATGGGTACCTATGGTTTTTTTCGATTTGCCATGCCGCTTTTTCCTCAGGCTTTTATAGTATTTCAGCCCTACCTCATTTTCCTTTCTGTAGTAGGTATTGTGTATGGAGCTTTGGTAGCCATGGTGCAAACCGATATTAAAAAGCTGATTGCTTATTCGTCTGTATCGCACTTGGGTGTTGTAATGTTAGGTTTGTTTGCTTTGGACCGTACGGCCATGATGGGTGGGCTTTTTCAGATGCTGGCTCACGGTATTTCTACCGGAGCACTTTTCTTTTTAGTGGGTATTATTTACGAACGTACCCATTCGCGTGCTATAGCCGAGCACAGCGGCGTAATGAAAATTATGCCCTGGTATGGAGTGGTGTTTGTGCTGGTGACCATGTCGTCTATTGGTTTGCCTCTTACTAACGGTTTTGTAGGAGAGTTTTTAACCTTGGTGGGTTCGTTTCAAACGGCACGCTGGCCCACTATTGTGGCAGCTTCGGGTGTTATTTTATCGGCAGTTTATATGTTGTGGATGGTAGAACGCGTGTTTTACGGTGAAGCTAAAACACCTGTAGGCATTAAAATTCCCGATTTATCATTGCGTGAAATTGTAGTGTTGGTTCCTTTAATTGTTTTTATTTTGTGGATGGGCATTATGCCTAAAACTTTTATGAAAACTTTGGATGCTCCCATCGAACAGTTGTTTATGCAAATGGCGGGAGATGTGACGGATGCTGAGGTTAAGTAA
- the nuoL gene encoding NADH-quinone oxidoreductase subunit L, translating into MEFNTQFLTLIPLMPLAGALINGTVALKVSRDRLHNPAVKNPEMFSAFVGCLFPILSFALTVWAFLTLKALPEGEGKLATDAVLPWLSTPLINISFGFLFDHLSSVMTLVVTGVGSLIHIYSRGYMHDDEGFSRFFAYLNLFLFFMLLLVLGDNLLVLFVGWEGVGLCSYLLIGFWFTDAAKAQCGKKAFVANRVGDFGFLIGLFFIVFAFTSQAQSSDLRFFNYDFLAAHKEVLAPFATLITLCLFTGATGKSAQIPLYVWLPDAMAGPTPVSALIHAATMVTAGVYMVARLFFVYAMAPFTLHIIATIGLATAIGAALIAITQYDIKKVLAYSTVSQLGYMFLGLGVGAPQAAIFHVVTHAFFKACLFLGSGSVIYACHHEQDIRHMGGLLKKIPLTGFMFLLSTIAIAGIPPFAGFFSKDEILWHVYASGNTTYYVLALMAAGLTAFYMFRLFAYTFLGKFRGHEVHHVPASMNFPVLILGILAVVGGLMGIPEVLGGHNHFHHWLHELTAGLPALEGDHHTELMLMGVSAAWALLLSLISLALYSRNLEWTKNIKIKLKPLHNLMSNKFYIDELYNAVIIQPLKHISDALLWKVADVKLIDGIIVHGWGNLARFMAGVIVRVQSGLVAHYAILILISLIAMLYVVTK; encoded by the coding sequence ATGGAATTTAACACACAATTTTTAACATTAATTCCCTTAATGCCTCTAGCAGGAGCTTTAATTAATGGCACTGTGGCGCTTAAGGTGTCGCGTGATAGGCTTCATAATCCTGCTGTTAAAAATCCCGAAATGTTTTCGGCTTTTGTGGGCTGTTTATTTCCAATTCTTTCGTTTGCGCTTACCGTGTGGGCTTTTTTAACGTTAAAAGCTTTGCCCGAAGGGGAAGGAAAATTGGCTACGGATGCAGTGCTCCCTTGGTTATCAACGCCGCTTATCAATATTTCATTTGGTTTTTTGTTTGATCACCTATCAAGCGTGATGACACTTGTTGTCACCGGTGTGGGCAGCCTTATCCATATATATTCTCGCGGATACATGCACGACGACGAAGGTTTTTCGCGCTTTTTTGCCTATCTTAATCTCTTTCTCTTTTTCATGCTTTTGTTGGTTTTAGGCGATAACCTTTTAGTTCTTTTTGTGGGCTGGGAAGGTGTGGGGCTTTGTTCGTATCTTCTTATTGGGTTTTGGTTTACCGATGCGGCTAAAGCTCAGTGCGGCAAAAAAGCCTTTGTAGCTAACCGCGTGGGTGATTTTGGATTTTTAATTGGTCTCTTTTTTATTGTGTTTGCATTTACATCGCAGGCACAGAGCAGTGATTTACGTTTTTTTAATTACGACTTTTTGGCCGCCCATAAAGAGGTGTTGGCTCCTTTTGCAACGCTTATTACTCTTTGTTTATTTACCGGTGCAACAGGTAAGTCGGCGCAAATTCCACTCTATGTTTGGTTACCCGATGCCATGGCTGGTCCTACGCCGGTTTCTGCTTTAATCCATGCGGCCACCATGGTGACTGCCGGCGTTTATATGGTAGCACGTCTCTTTTTTGTGTATGCCATGGCCCCGTTTACTTTACATATTATTGCAACCATTGGTTTAGCTACTGCCATTGGTGCGGCTCTTATCGCTATCACCCAGTACGATATTAAAAAGGTATTGGCTTATTCTACCGTATCGCAATTGGGCTACATGTTTTTAGGCTTAGGTGTGGGTGCACCGCAGGCCGCTATTTTCCACGTTGTGACTCACGCTTTCTTTAAAGCTTGTTTGTTTCTTGGTTCCGGCTCTGTCATTTACGCCTGTCATCACGAACAAGATATTCGTCATATGGGTGGGCTCTTAAAAAAGATTCCTCTTACCGGTTTTATGTTTTTATTATCCACTATTGCCATTGCCGGTATTCCTCCCTTTGCCGGCTTTTTCTCTAAAGATGAAATTTTGTGGCATGTGTATGCCAGTGGTAATACCACCTATTATGTATTGGCACTTATGGCTGCAGGCCTTACGGCATTTTACATGTTCCGTTTATTTGCCTACACCTTTTTAGGAAAGTTTCGTGGCCATGAGGTTCATCATGTGCCGGCCAGCATGAATTTTCCCGTTCTTATTTTAGGAATTTTAGCGGTGGTAGGCGGGCTGATGGGAATTCCTGAAGTATTGGGTGGGCATAATCATTTTCATCATTGGTTGCACGAGCTCACGGCTGGACTTCCAGCTTTAGAAGGTGATCATCATACCGAACTCATGCTTATGGGTGTGTCGGCTGCTTGGGCCCTTTTGCTTTCTCTTATTTCTTTAGCGCTCTATAGCCGTAACCTGGAATGGACTAAAAATATTAAAATTAAGCTTAAACCCCTCCATAATTTAATGAGTAATAAATTTTATATTGATGAATTGTATAATGCCGTCATCATTCAGCCCCTTAAACATATTTCGGATGCCTTGTTGTGGAAGGTGGCTGATGTGAAGTTGATAGATGGTATTATTGTACATGGCTGGGGCAATTTAGCTCGCTTTATGGCGGGTGTGATTGTACGCGTGCAATCGGGGCTTGTGGCTCATTACGCTATTCTCATTTTAATTAGTTTAATTGCCATGCTGTATGTAGTGACCAAATAA
- the nuoK gene encoding NADH-quinone oxidoreductase subunit NuoK, whose amino-acid sequence MQNITVVHYLILSAAMFGIGLWGVVLRKNLLIVFMCIEIMLNAANLSFVALARYFGKMEAHVVVFFVMAVAAAEAAVGLAIVIMMYRNRHTVRTDEWRIMGG is encoded by the coding sequence ATGCAAAATATTACCGTTGTTCATTATCTCATTCTTTCTGCTGCCATGTTTGGCATTGGTCTTTGGGGCGTGGTGCTGCGTAAAAATTTACTGATCGTGTTTATGTGCATTGAAATTATGCTGAATGCCGCCAATCTTTCGTTTGTTGCACTGGCCCGTTATTTTGGAAAAATGGAAGCCCATGTGGTTGTATTTTTTGTGATGGCGGTGGCAGCGGCAGAAGCCGCTGTGGGTTTGGCGATTGTGATTATGATGTATAGAAATCGGCACACGGTGCGTACCGATGAATGGCGCATTATGGGGGGATAA
- a CDS encoding NADH-quinone oxidoreductase subunit J, whose translation MGETILFYIFGGLALLMVFLTVIQKNPVASALCLVMALFNLAGLYVLLMAPFVAVMQVLVYAGAIMVLFIFVVMLLKLRDQDLIDDQVTLPKLFTLPLAGIFIYLLVRKFLSLGTGAFPAVDASFGAPKEVGKILFADYLIPFEITSVLLLVSIIGVVLLAKKESR comes from the coding sequence ATGGGTGAAACGATTTTATTCTATATTTTTGGAGGCCTCGCTTTGTTGATGGTTTTCTTAACCGTTATTCAAAAGAACCCTGTAGCGAGTGCTTTATGTTTAGTGATGGCGCTTTTTAATTTGGCTGGTCTCTATGTATTGCTGATGGCTCCGTTTGTTGCGGTGATGCAAGTGCTTGTTTATGCAGGTGCCATTATGGTGCTCTTTATCTTTGTTGTTATGCTTTTAAAATTGCGCGACCAAGATTTAATAGACGATCAAGTGACACTTCCCAAGCTTTTTACCTTACCCTTGGCTGGTATTTTTATTTATTTACTGGTTCGTAAATTTTTAAGCCTGGGTACGGGAGCTTTTCCTGCTGTTGATGCTTCGTTTGGAGCTCCCAAAGAAGTAGGTAAAATTTTATTTGCCGATTATTTAATCCCGTTTGAAATCACCTCGGTATTGCTGCTTGTTTCCATCATTGGCGTGGTGCTACTTGCTAAAAAGGAGAGTCGGTAA